One region of Lytechinus pictus isolate F3 Inbred chromosome 8, Lp3.0, whole genome shotgun sequence genomic DNA includes:
- the LOC129266250 gene encoding small ribosomal subunit protein eS19-like, protein MPGGGTTVKDVDQQEFVVALGAFFKKSGKMKVPEWVDIVKTGTHKELAPVDPDWFYTRAASTARHLYYRGGVGVNAIARIYGGRMRRGTRPSHFNRGSTSVARKVLQALEGLNIIEKEGNCGRRLTSQGQRDLDRIAAQVKSKQGRK, encoded by the exons ATGCCAGGCGGAGGTACGACCGTGAAGGACGTTGACCAGCAAGAGTTTGTGGTGGCGCTCGGCGCCTTCTTCAAGAAGTCTGGAAAGATGAAGGTCCCTGAGTGGGTTGATATCGTCAAGACCGGAACCCACAAGGAACTGGCTCCTGTTGATCCAGACTGGTTCTACACAAGGGCTG CTTCTACTGCCCGTCACCTTTACTACCGTGGTGGAGTAGGAGTCAATGCTATTGCCAGGATCTACGGAG GACGCATGCGCCGTGGAACTCGCCCAAGCCATTTCAACAGGGGATCCACCTCCGTTGCCCGCAAGGTTCTCCAGGCTCTCGAAGGCCTCAACATCATTGAGAAAGAAGGCAACTGCGGACGTCGCCTTACTAGCCAAGGACAACGtgaccttgacaggatagcagCCCAGGTCAAATCAAAACAAGGAAGGAAGTAA
- the LOC129266253 gene encoding uncharacterized protein LOC129266253, translated as MFPGRFDHNSRPEVLRELPVSSIDSDANIGRAMRSGNTTIITMSPDRPPRIPIHAMGGEGLFCSPVQYLYATGRTRRRLQLYPDVDRPVSPTFDDFKPPMSSTPGPSSPCRSSPRSSPRKRNINQSSGYYSHLDSAEESILQESVSWLRRAKKARKERRETSADLVKRLRALTADQLATVVGDLLKQHPDLEEDLQDLIPEPDISSCEEEICELLHNIYRAMPRQRLSSSRSAFTYRQVRLHIIKFKKECIQHGRHFVKCKAWDAAMRYVLVAWQQVHKLPVWECPAHNRLKTSCYLGLAAVCVESLRKGAFSLQTLQEFRPKIEAMVSAAPEMSACLQRLNIMMETSSES; from the exons ATGTTTCCAGGAAGGTTTGATCATAACTCGAGACCTGAAGTCTTACGGGAGCTACCTGTTTCAAGCA ttGACAGTGATGCTAACATTGGAAGAGCAATGCGATCGGGGaataccaccatcatcacgaTGAGCCCTGATCGTCCACCCAGGATCCCGATCCATGCAATGGGCGGAGAGGGGCTGTTCTGCTCCCCGGTCCAGTATCTCTATGCAACTGGTAGAACCAGAAGAAGACTACAGCTTTACCCTG ATGTTGACCGCCCAGTATCGCCGACCTTTGATGACTTCAAACCCCCGATGTCCAGCACCCCCGGTCCTTCCTCACCCTGTCGATCATCGCCCCGGTCGTCGCCACGGAAACGCAACATCAACCAATCATCGGGCTACTACAGCCACCTTGATTCTGCAGAGGAGAGCATCCTACAGGAGAGTGTTTCGTGGTTACGGAGGGCTAAGAAAGCGAGGAAGGAGAGGAGGGAGACATCAGCTGACCTGGTGAAACGGTTGAGGGCACTGACGGCCGATCAGCTCGCAACAGTCGTTGGTGACTTGCTCAAACAACATCCTGATCTTGAAGAG gACCTCCAAGATTTAATACCAGAGCCCGATATATCGTCATGCGAGGAAGAAATATGTGAACTGCTCCATAATATCTACAGGGCTATGCCACGGCAGAGACTAAGCTCATCTCGTAGTGCGTTCACATATAGACAGGTCCGACTACACATTATCAAATTCAAG AAGGAATGCATCCAACATGGCCGCCATTTTGTGAAGTGTAAAGCATGGGATGCTGCGATGAGATATGTTCTGGTTGCCTGGCAACAGGTCCACAAACTACCTGT GTGGGAGTGTCCTGCTCACAATCGTCTAAAGACAAGCTGTTATCTGGGTCTTGCTGCTGTGTGTGTAGAGTCTCTAAGGAAAGGAGCATTCAGTTTACAAACATTGCAAGAATTCAGACCAAA GATTGAAGCCATGGTCAGCGCTGCTCCAGAGATGTCGGCTTGTCTACAGAGGTTGAACATCATGATGGAAACGTCATCAGAATCGTAA